A part of Drosophila bipectinata strain 14024-0381.07 chromosome 3L, DbipHiC1v2, whole genome shotgun sequence genomic DNA contains:
- the LOC108132749 gene encoding reactive oxygen species modulator 1 encodes MPLPSGSFSQQGPTCFDKMKTGFIIGFCVGMASGALFGGFSALRYGLRGRELINNVGKVMVQGGGTFGTFMAIGTGIRC; translated from the exons ATGCCGCTGCCCTCTGGTTCGTTCTCCCAACAGGGACCCACATGTTTTGATAAGATGAAGACGGGCTTCATCATTGGTTTCTGCGTGGGCATGGCCAGCGGAGCGCTCTTTGGCGGCTTTTCGGCGCTAAG ATACGGCTTGCGCGGAAGAGAACTTATCAACAACGTGGGCAAAGTAATGGTGCAGGGCGGCGGTACTTTCGGCACCTTTATGGCCATCGGCACAGGGATCCGCTGCTGA